From Oenococcus sicerae, the proteins below share one genomic window:
- a CDS encoding oleate hydratase, translated as MTQHAYMIGSGIGNLAAAVYLIRDGGWSGDQITMYGLNTHGANDGDTVEAYTKEYSGPKLANTKGFLAEGGRMLNDATYENLWDLFRSIPSLDNPGQSVTDDILDFDQAHPTHDVARLMDKTNGLRISGKNSYSKMQFSMKDRALLTKLMMMPEKDEEKLNDLSIAEWFKNSPHIFTTNFWYMWETTFAFKKESSAMELRRYMNRMILEFSRINTLEGVTRTPYNQYESLILPLRQYLTDKGVEFVSNVKVTAFDFADTALRDDIIVNGLEIEDVVSGKKTKIKIADDDYVFDTNGAITDSASIGDLDTAIVENKEYAPSAALWKQATEHFYSLGNPDKFFNDRPQSEWMSFTVTTNNHYLLNQIVRITQQQPGNALNTWVDSNNLLSIVVHHQPHFKAQKENESIFWGYAMFPRENGDYVDKPFIEMTGREILTELIGHLNEVDDSADKIGDHLDEIWQSIVNVIPVYMPYASALFNRRAVGDRPAVVPEHSKNLAFISQFSEMPFDMVFTEQYSIRAAQLSVYKFLGISQSKLTKLHHYEKDPKILARAMKTMFR; from the coding sequence ATGACACAACATGCTTATATGATCGGAAGCGGAATCGGCAATTTGGCAGCTGCTGTTTATTTGATTCGTGATGGCGGCTGGTCAGGAGATCAGATCACGATGTATGGCTTAAATACTCATGGCGCTAATGATGGCGATACAGTTGAAGCCTATACGAAAGAATATAGCGGACCAAAATTGGCTAATACGAAAGGATTTTTAGCAGAGGGTGGCCGCATGCTCAATGATGCGACCTATGAAAATCTCTGGGATCTGTTTCGCTCAATTCCATCCTTGGATAATCCTGGTCAATCAGTCACGGATGATATTTTGGATTTTGACCAGGCACATCCAACTCACGATGTTGCACGATTAATGGATAAGACCAACGGCCTGCGCATTAGCGGCAAAAATAGTTACAGCAAGATGCAGTTTAGCATGAAGGATCGCGCTTTATTGACGAAGCTCATGATGATGCCGGAAAAAGATGAAGAGAAGCTAAATGATTTGTCGATTGCTGAATGGTTCAAAAACAGCCCGCATATTTTTACGACTAATTTTTGGTACATGTGGGAAACGACTTTTGCCTTCAAAAAAGAATCCTCAGCCATGGAATTGCGTCGTTACATGAATCGTATGATTCTGGAGTTTTCACGCATCAACACGCTCGAAGGTGTGACACGGACGCCTTATAACCAGTACGAATCGCTGATCCTGCCTTTGCGTCAATATTTAACTGACAAAGGCGTTGAATTTGTCAGCAACGTTAAAGTGACCGCTTTTGATTTTGCTGATACAGCTTTGCGTGATGACATTATTGTTAACGGCTTGGAAATTGAAGATGTTGTGAGCGGCAAAAAGACCAAAATCAAAATTGCAGACGATGATTATGTTTTCGATACGAATGGTGCCATCACCGATTCCGCTAGTATCGGCGATTTGGATACCGCGATCGTTGAAAATAAAGAATATGCACCTTCAGCTGCCTTGTGGAAACAGGCGACAGAACACTTCTACTCACTAGGAAATCCTGACAAGTTCTTCAACGACCGGCCTCAGTCGGAATGGATGAGCTTTACGGTCACGACTAATAATCATTATCTGCTGAATCAAATTGTTCGTATTACGCAGCAGCAGCCAGGAAATGCTTTGAATACTTGGGTCGACTCGAACAACTTGCTATCGATCGTGGTTCACCACCAGCCGCATTTCAAAGCACAGAAGGAAAATGAAAGTATTTTTTGGGGTTATGCCATGTTTCCACGCGAAAACGGCGACTATGTTGATAAGCCCTTTATCGAAATGACCGGTCGTGAGATCTTGACTGAATTGATCGGACACTTAAATGAAGTCGATGATTCAGCTGATAAGATCGGCGATCATCTCGATGAGATCTGGCAGTCGATTGTGAATGTGATTCCTGTCTACATGCCTTATGCTAGTGCCTTGTTCAATCGCCGCGCGGTTGGTGATCGTCCAGCTGTTGTGCCTGAACATTCAAAAAATTTGGCCTTTATCAGTCAATTTTCCGAAATGCCATTTGATATGGTCTTCACAGAACAGTATTCGATTCGCGCTGCGCAGCTTTCTGTTTACAAGTTTCTCGGTATTTCTCAGAGCAAGCTGACCAAGCTGCATCATTATGAAAAAGATCCAAAAATTCTAGCACGTGCGATGAAAACAATGTTTAGATAA
- a CDS encoding MetQ/NlpA family ABC transporter substrate-binding protein yields the protein MINQGIKKTAYISLATLAVSTLALAAPALHAATTANAKSKPKAITVKVGLMTMDDEDKAEWKVISNYAKKHGNVTIKYVQFTDYSQPNKALKNGDIDLNAFQHYFFLDNWNKENNGNLKPIAKTVIAPIRLYTKKGYKSVKDLPDKAQIAIPNDATNEGRSLVALQTAGLITLKKGVALATPSDIASNPKHIKIVLVDAAQTARSLSSVDAAFINNTFVSAAGLKFKSAIFVEPVNKASKKWINVIAARPNYKKNKAKYAAYKEIIKGYQQKKIKQLIKKYSDGTSLAAWDIKLK from the coding sequence ATGATAAATCAAGGAATTAAAAAAACAGCATATATTTCATTGGCAACTTTGGCTGTCAGCACTTTAGCTTTGGCCGCACCAGCTCTGCATGCAGCAACGACTGCCAATGCTAAGAGCAAGCCTAAGGCAATTACGGTCAAAGTTGGTCTCATGACGATGGACGACGAAGACAAGGCTGAATGGAAAGTCATCAGTAATTACGCTAAAAAACATGGCAATGTCACGATCAAATATGTGCAATTTACTGACTACAGCCAGCCTAACAAAGCACTTAAAAATGGTGATATCGATTTGAATGCTTTCCAGCATTATTTCTTCTTGGATAATTGGAATAAGGAAAACAACGGTAATTTAAAGCCGATCGCAAAAACAGTCATTGCCCCAATTCGTCTATATACGAAAAAAGGCTACAAGAGTGTTAAAGATTTGCCGGATAAAGCCCAAATCGCTATTCCTAATGACGCCACCAATGAAGGCCGTTCTCTGGTTGCACTGCAGACCGCTGGCTTGATCACACTTAAAAAAGGTGTTGCCTTGGCTACACCTTCTGATATCGCCAGCAATCCTAAACACATCAAAATTGTTTTAGTGGATGCCGCACAGACAGCACGTTCATTAAGCTCAGTCGATGCAGCCTTTATTAACAATACATTTGTATCCGCGGCCGGCCTAAAATTCAAGTCTGCGATCTTCGTTGAGCCAGTCAACAAAGCATCAAAGAAATGGATCAACGTCATCGCTGCTCGTCCGAACTACAAGAAAAATAAAGCAAAGTACGCAGCCTACAAAGAAATCATCAAAGGCTATCAGCAAAAGAAGATCAAGCAGTTGATCAAAAAGTATTCAGACGGCACTTCGCTGGCAGCTTGGGATATTAAATTAAAGTAA
- a CDS encoding M20/M25/M40 family metallo-hydrolase, which yields MVERTKIRQEYLDKLAELIKIPSVSAKKTGLTEASDLIKTFFQELKADHVIVDNEYEFPLVLAQFKSAKTDAKTLLIYNHYDVQPAEPFDLWHSDPWTLTERDDKFFGRGVDDDKGNLLARLTALAEYLDENQYQLPVNIDFVVEGSEETASRGLAQYLQKHADFLKNDLVIWESGGYNSKEQQELNGGTKGIVTFDLKAKTAGRDLHSSLAPVVDSAAWQLVAVINSLRNPDGTIAVKGVYDSVRKASERELALVDQYSTIDEHLLVDSFKLTAALLNNRDKTDLLKALYFSPALNIEGISSGYQETGVKTVLPAEATAKLEIRLVPDQDPRDIFDKVAAHLQEHGFTNVKAVYTLGEKPYRSDLSAPEIQRVIKATEKVYGKDISLLPTTPGTGPMAYFYDNFKSPITAAGIGYADSADHAPDENVRIKDYFDHVDFIKELIKSYD from the coding sequence ATGGTTGAAAGGACAAAAATCAGGCAAGAATACCTAGATAAATTAGCTGAATTGATCAAAATTCCAAGTGTTTCAGCTAAAAAAACCGGTCTGACAGAAGCCAGCGACTTGATCAAGACATTTTTTCAAGAACTAAAAGCTGATCATGTGATCGTGGATAACGAGTATGAATTTCCGCTTGTACTAGCTCAATTCAAATCAGCGAAAACGGATGCCAAAACGCTGCTGATCTACAATCACTACGATGTCCAGCCAGCCGAACCCTTTGATCTTTGGCACAGTGATCCTTGGACGTTGACCGAGCGTGATGATAAGTTCTTCGGTCGCGGTGTTGACGATGATAAGGGCAACTTGCTGGCTCGTCTGACCGCTTTGGCTGAATACTTAGACGAAAATCAGTATCAGCTACCTGTCAATATTGATTTTGTCGTCGAAGGATCTGAGGAAACAGCTTCTCGCGGTCTGGCACAATATTTGCAAAAACACGCTGATTTTCTGAAAAATGATCTCGTTATTTGGGAATCCGGCGGCTACAACAGCAAAGAACAACAAGAATTAAACGGTGGTACAAAAGGTATCGTGACTTTTGATTTAAAAGCCAAAACAGCTGGCCGCGACTTGCATTCAAGTCTGGCACCCGTGGTCGATTCAGCTGCATGGCAGCTTGTAGCAGTAATTAACTCCCTGCGAAATCCAGACGGCACGATCGCTGTAAAGGGCGTGTACGATAGCGTCAGAAAGGCTAGCGAACGTGAGTTGGCTTTAGTGGATCAGTACTCAACGATCGACGAACACTTATTAGTCGATAGTTTTAAATTGACTGCAGCTTTATTAAACAACCGTGATAAGACAGATCTTTTAAAGGCTTTGTATTTCTCACCGGCTTTAAATATTGAGGGTATTAGTTCGGGCTATCAAGAAACTGGTGTGAAGACTGTTTTACCAGCTGAAGCAACTGCTAAATTAGAGATTCGCCTGGTGCCTGACCAGGATCCGCGAGATATTTTCGATAAAGTCGCCGCCCACTTGCAAGAACATGGCTTTACGAATGTGAAAGCCGTTTATACTTTAGGTGAGAAGCCTTATCGTTCTGACTTGTCGGCGCCGGAAATCCAGCGTGTGATCAAAGCGACCGAAAAAGTTTACGGCAAAGATATTTCCTTGCTGCCAACAACACCCGGCACTGGTCCGATGGCTTATTTTTACGACAACTTCAAATCACCGATCACGGCGGCCGGTATCGGTTATGCTGATTCAGCCGACCATGCACCGGACGAAAATGTCCGTATCAAAGATTACTTTGATCACGTGGACTTTATTAAGGAATTGATCAAAAGCTATGACTGA